In Sphingobium amiense, a genomic segment contains:
- a CDS encoding redoxin family protein — MRGWLIWTPFVLFLAFVGLFASGLFKPDDHVIHSRLVGQNLPAFALPPAASDRPGLTSAQVATGKPRLLNIFASWCVPCAAEAPQLMALRQAGVEIDAIAIRDARPDVDRFLARYGNPYARIGLDARSAVQIALGSSGVPESFVIDSKGRIAYQHIGDIRADDVPMILDRLKAAQ, encoded by the coding sequence ATGAGGGGATGGCTCATCTGGACGCCCTTCGTCCTGTTCCTCGCCTTCGTCGGCCTCTTCGCGAGCGGGCTGTTCAAGCCTGACGACCATGTCATCCATTCGCGGCTGGTGGGGCAGAACCTGCCCGCCTTCGCCCTGCCGCCCGCCGCCAGCGACCGCCCCGGCCTGACGAGCGCGCAGGTCGCGACGGGCAAGCCGCGCCTGCTCAACATCTTCGCAAGCTGGTGCGTACCCTGCGCGGCGGAAGCGCCTCAACTGATGGCGCTCAGACAGGCGGGGGTGGAGATCGACGCCATCGCGATCCGCGACGCCCGGCCCGATGTCGACCGCTTTCTGGCGCGATATGGCAATCCCTATGCCCGCATCGGTCTCGACGCCCGCAGCGCGGTGCAGATCGCGCTCGGTTCGTCGGGTGTGCCGGAGAGCTTCGTCATCGATTCGAAGGGGCGCATCGCCTACCAGCATATCGGGGACATTCGGGCCGACGATGTGCCGATGATCCTCGACCGACTGAAGGCGGCGCAATGA
- a CDS encoding SDR family NAD(P)-dependent oxidoreductase — MSDLPLSGKLALVTGASRGIGAATAQALAAAGAHVVLTARTSGGLEEVEDSIHQAGGSATIAPLDLTDGESIGRLAQAIGGRWNALDILVLNAATLGSLAAVQAIDAKEFARLLTLNIGAPQALIAAFDGMLRASADARVVALTSSVVAPRAYWGAYGASKAALETLVGAYGEEVKNISAIRTHIVDPGATRTAMRARAFPGEDPATLKGPEAVADAIVGLVTSDTPTGHRMRVAG; from the coding sequence ATGTCCGACCTTCCCCTTTCCGGCAAACTGGCCCTCGTAACGGGCGCGAGCCGTGGCATCGGCGCTGCGACGGCGCAGGCTCTGGCGGCGGCAGGTGCGCATGTGGTGCTGACCGCGCGGACCAGCGGCGGGCTGGAAGAGGTGGAGGACAGCATCCATCAGGCAGGCGGCAGCGCGACCATCGCGCCGCTTGACCTCACCGACGGAGAAAGCATCGGACGGCTGGCGCAGGCCATCGGCGGGCGCTGGAATGCGCTCGACATCCTTGTGCTCAACGCGGCGACGCTGGGATCGCTGGCGGCGGTGCAGGCCATCGACGCCAAGGAATTTGCCCGCCTCCTGACACTGAATATCGGCGCGCCGCAGGCCTTGATCGCCGCGTTCGACGGGATGCTGAGAGCGAGCGCCGATGCACGGGTCGTTGCGCTGACATCCTCGGTCGTCGCTCCGCGCGCCTATTGGGGCGCCTATGGCGCTTCCAAGGCGGCGCTGGAGACGCTGGTCGGCGCTTATGGCGAAGAAGTGAAGAACATCTCCGCCATCCGCACCCATATCGTCGATCCCGGCGCGACACGGACCGCGATGCGCGCGCGCGCCTTCCCCGGCGAAGACCCTGCCACGCTCAAGGGACCGGAAGCGGTGGCGGACGCCATCGTCGGACTGGTGACATCCGATACCCCGACCGGCCACCGGATGCGCGTCGCGGGCTAG
- a CDS encoding heme lyase CcmF/NrfE family subunit, producing MIAEAGLAALWLAAALALLQLFLAFSGTKGGKDELLGAVRPTAVAQGLLTAFAFGALITLFLRSDMSVLLVATNSHSMKPWLYKFAGTWGNHEGSMLLWVTVMGVAGAAVALFERALDRATHMATLGAQAAISLGFYAFLLFSSNPFARIDPPPPDGQGLNPLLQDPGLAFHPPTLYLGYVGLSVAFSFAVGALLTRRVDAAFARAMRPWVLAAWVLLTLGITAGSYWAYYELGWGGWWFWDPVENASLMPWLAATALLHSVTVLATRDSLRAWTIMLAVVAFSMSMVGTFLVRSGILTSVHAFAVDPERGSFILALLALYIGGALALFGWRIGSVKEGALFQLASRESMLVVNNLLLSVILGIVLIGTLYPLMTEAFGHKVSVGAPYFDRVAGPLALALMVAMAVGPLMRWRRDELRLVGRRVALPVLIAVLLVVAMSVFAAGRIGLLPFLGLVVAGSVGVASLLPLWRRKLWRTPLFTWGMVIAHLGCAVSLAGMASDSAFTTEKLIAARPGDTIRTAGWTLRFVSITPVAGDNWTALQADMQVDRGGAPVLIHPQSRFFASPPTTTTEAALLTRWNGQLYVVLGEEVEGGRWQLRVWWKPFVTLIWLGGGLIALGGALALIGREKRGWIGKWRARRAEV from the coding sequence ATGATCGCGGAGGCCGGTCTTGCCGCGCTGTGGCTCGCCGCCGCGCTGGCGCTGCTTCAGCTCTTCCTCGCTTTTTCGGGCACGAAGGGGGGCAAGGACGAGCTGCTGGGCGCGGTGCGGCCCACCGCCGTGGCGCAGGGGCTGCTGACCGCCTTCGCTTTCGGAGCGCTCATTACCCTGTTCCTGCGGTCCGACATGTCGGTGCTGCTGGTCGCCACGAACAGCCATTCGATGAAGCCGTGGCTCTACAAATTCGCGGGAACGTGGGGCAATCACGAAGGGTCGATGCTGCTGTGGGTGACGGTGATGGGCGTCGCGGGGGCAGCGGTCGCGCTGTTCGAGCGGGCGCTGGATCGCGCGACGCACATGGCGACGCTGGGCGCGCAGGCCGCCATCAGCCTTGGCTTCTATGCGTTCCTGCTCTTTTCCTCCAACCCGTTCGCGCGGATCGACCCACCGCCGCCGGACGGGCAGGGTCTCAACCCGCTGTTGCAGGACCCCGGTCTCGCCTTCCACCCGCCCACGCTTTACCTCGGCTATGTCGGGCTGTCGGTCGCCTTCTCCTTCGCGGTCGGTGCGCTGCTGACGCGCCGGGTCGATGCTGCCTTCGCCCGCGCGATGCGGCCATGGGTGCTGGCGGCATGGGTGCTGCTGACGCTGGGCATTACGGCTGGAAGCTACTGGGCCTATTATGAGCTGGGCTGGGGCGGCTGGTGGTTCTGGGACCCGGTGGAGAATGCGTCGCTGATGCCATGGCTTGCGGCGACCGCCCTGCTGCACAGCGTCACGGTGCTGGCCACCCGCGATTCGCTGCGCGCCTGGACGATCATGCTGGCGGTGGTCGCTTTTTCCATGTCGATGGTGGGCACATTCCTCGTCCGCTCGGGCATCCTGACGAGCGTCCATGCTTTCGCCGTCGATCCTGAAAGAGGCAGCTTCATCCTTGCGCTGCTCGCCCTCTATATCGGCGGCGCGCTGGCGCTGTTTGGCTGGCGCATCGGATCGGTGAAGGAAGGCGCGCTGTTTCAGTTGGCGAGCCGCGAGTCGATGCTGGTGGTCAACAATCTGCTGCTGTCGGTGATCCTCGGTATCGTCCTGATCGGCACGCTCTATCCGTTGATGACCGAGGCCTTCGGGCACAAGGTTTCGGTGGGCGCGCCCTATTTCGACCGGGTTGCCGGGCCTCTGGCGCTGGCGCTGATGGTCGCGATGGCGGTCGGGCCGCTGATGCGCTGGCGGCGGGACGAACTTCGGCTGGTCGGGCGGCGGGTTGCGCTGCCAGTGCTCATCGCGGTGCTGCTGGTCGTCGCCATGTCTGTTTTCGCCGCCGGGCGCATCGGGCTGCTGCCCTTCCTGGGCCTTGTGGTGGCGGGGAGCGTGGGCGTCGCGAGCCTTCTTCCCCTCTGGCGGCGCAAGCTCTGGCGCACGCCGCTTTTCACCTGGGGGATGGTGATCGCGCATCTGGGCTGCGCCGTCAGCCTGGCGGGCATGGCGAGCGATTCGGCCTTCACCACCGAAAAGCTGATCGCGGCAAGGCCCGGCGACACGATCCGGACCGCTGGCTGGACGCTGCGCTTCGTCAGCATCACGCCGGTCGCGGGCGATAACTGGACCGCGCTTCAGGCCGACATGCAGGTCGATCGCGGCGGCGCGCCCGTGCTGATCCATCCGCAATCGCGCTTCTTCGCCTCGCCCCCCACCACCACGACCGAGGCGGCGCTGCTCACCCGCTGGAACGGCCAGCTCTATGTTGTGCTGGGCGAGGAAGTGGAGGGCGGGCGCTGGCAATTGCGGGTCTGGTGGAAGCCGTTCGTCACGCTGATCTGGCTGGGTGGCGGCCTGATCGCGCTGGGCGGTGCGCTGGCGCTGATCGGCCGGGAAAAGCGTGGCTGGATCGGCAAGTGGCGGGCGCGGAGGGCTGAGGTATGA
- the ccmC gene encoding heme ABC transporter permease CcmC translates to MHRFANPARFLKIARPLTGWLFWPGLGLILAGAICGLFVTPADYLQGQTVRIFYIHVPAAWLGMGGWTGIAIAALMQLVWRHPLAAVAGRAIAVPGALFTALCLVTGSIWGRPTWGTWWEWDGRMTSMLVLFFLYLGYIALADASARDGKAAGQGGISTVTAIFALVGAVNIPIINRSVVWWNSLHQGPSITLRGSSIDSALLWPLGLTLAGFTLWFGAIVLMRMRAILARNKAEARLARLARG, encoded by the coding sequence ATGCATCGTTTCGCCAACCCCGCCCGTTTTCTGAAGATCGCGCGACCGCTGACCGGCTGGCTGTTCTGGCCGGGGCTGGGGCTGATCCTCGCGGGGGCGATATGCGGCCTGTTCGTGACGCCTGCCGACTATCTTCAGGGGCAGACGGTGCGGATATTCTATATTCATGTGCCTGCCGCCTGGCTCGGCATGGGCGGGTGGACGGGGATCGCCATCGCGGCCCTCATGCAGCTTGTCTGGCGCCATCCGCTTGCAGCGGTGGCGGGTCGCGCGATTGCCGTGCCGGGCGCGCTGTTCACCGCGCTCTGCCTTGTCACCGGGTCGATCTGGGGTCGTCCGACATGGGGCACATGGTGGGAATGGGACGGTCGCATGACGTCCATGCTCGTGTTGTTCTTCCTTTATCTCGGCTATATCGCTCTTGCCGATGCCAGCGCGCGGGATGGAAAGGCGGCGGGGCAGGGCGGCATATCGACCGTGACGGCGATCTTCGCGCTGGTGGGGGCGGTCAACATCCCCATCATCAATCGCTCGGTCGTCTGGTGGAACAGCCTGCATCAGGGGCCGAGCATCACATTGCGCGGGTCGAGCATCGACAGCGCGCTGCTGTGGCCGCTGGGCCTGACGCTGGCGGGCTTCACGCTCTGGTTCGGCGCAATCGTCCTGATGCGCATGCGCGCCATCCTCGCCCGTAACAAGGCCGAGGCCCGGCTTGCGCGGCTGGCGCGGGGCTAA
- the purF gene encoding amidophosphoribosyltransferase, which translates to MITTNPFDDDKLREECGIFGVSRGETASAIVALGLHALQHRGQEAAGITSWDGHDFHTHRAMGHVAGNFDRDEVIRGLPGESACGHVRYSTTGETSLRNVQPLYAELNSGGFAVAHNGNISNAMKLRRELIRRGSIFQSTSDTEVIIHLVATSSYRTLLDKFIDALKQIEGAYSLIVMTPEGMIACRDPLGIRPLVMGTLGDATIFASETVALDVVGADYVRSVEPGELVIVTNNGEIRSHRPFGENHPRPCIFEHVYFSRPDSIVDGSSVYSVRKAIGAQLAVENPVEADYVIPVPDSGVPAAIGYAQESGIPFELGIIRSHYIGRTFIQPGDKVRHLGVKLKHNANRALIEGKRIVLIDDSIVRGTTSLKIVQMMREAGAAEVHMRIASPPTRHSCFYGVDTPERTKLLAHKLDIGGMQDFIHADSLAFVSIDGLYKALGEAKRADIRPQYCDACFTGDYPTTLTDQDEAVVQNQFELLAERVV; encoded by the coding sequence ATGATTACGACCAATCCTTTCGACGATGACAAGTTGCGCGAGGAATGCGGCATTTTCGGCGTCTCCCGCGGGGAAACGGCGTCCGCTATCGTCGCGCTCGGCCTTCATGCGCTTCAGCATCGGGGGCAGGAAGCCGCCGGCATCACGAGCTGGGACGGGCATGATTTCCATACCCACCGGGCGATGGGGCATGTCGCGGGCAATTTCGACCGGGACGAGGTGATTCGCGGGCTGCCGGGCGAAAGCGCCTGCGGCCATGTGCGCTATTCGACGACCGGCGAAACATCGCTGCGCAACGTCCAGCCGCTCTATGCCGAACTGAACAGCGGCGGCTTCGCGGTCGCGCATAACGGCAATATCTCCAACGCCATGAAGCTCCGCCGCGAACTGATTCGCCGCGGTTCGATCTTCCAGTCGACCTCCGACACCGAAGTCATCATCCATCTGGTCGCGACCTCCAGTTACCGGACGCTGCTCGACAAGTTCATCGACGCCCTCAAGCAGATCGAGGGCGCCTATTCGCTGATCGTCATGACGCCCGAAGGCATGATCGCCTGCCGCGACCCGCTCGGCATCCGTCCGCTGGTGATGGGCACGCTGGGCGATGCGACGATCTTCGCGTCGGAGACAGTGGCGCTCGATGTTGTGGGCGCAGACTATGTCCGCTCGGTCGAACCGGGCGAACTGGTGATCGTCACCAACAATGGCGAAATCCGCTCGCACCGCCCCTTCGGTGAGAATCATCCGCGCCCCTGCATCTTCGAGCATGTCTATTTCAGCCGCCCCGACTCGATCGTCGATGGCTCCAGCGTCTATTCGGTGCGCAAGGCCATCGGCGCGCAGCTCGCGGTCGAAAATCCGGTCGAGGCGGACTATGTCATTCCCGTGCCCGACAGCGGCGTTCCCGCCGCCATCGGCTATGCGCAGGAATCGGGCATCCCATTCGAACTCGGCATTATCCGGTCGCACTATATCGGCCGCACCTTCATCCAGCCGGGCGACAAGGTCCGGCATCTGGGCGTGAAGCTGAAGCACAACGCCAACCGCGCGCTCATCGAGGGCAAGCGGATCGTCCTCATCGACGATTCGATCGTGCGCGGGACCACGTCGCTCAAGATTGTGCAGATGATGCGCGAAGCGGGGGCCGCGGAAGTCCATATGCGCATCGCCTCCCCCCCGACTAGGCATAGCTGCTTCTACGGCGTCGATACGCCCGAGCGCACCAAGCTGCTGGCGCACAAGCTGGACATTGGCGGGATGCAGGATTTCATCCACGCCGACAGCCTCGCCTTCGTCTCCATCGACGGCCTCTACAAGGCGCTGGGCGAAGCGAAGCGCGCGGACATCCGGCCGCAATATTGCGACGCCTGCTTCACCGGCGATTATCCGACCACGCTCACCGATCAGGATGAAGCCGTAGTGCAGAACCAGTTCGAACTGCTCGCCGAACGCGTCGTCTGA
- the ccmE gene encoding cytochrome c maturation protein CcmE produces MKAKHQRLILALAALVAIVAAGLLAASALKDEAAYFYTPDDIRTKGVEPGKAIRLGGMVVKGSLKRAPDGVTLRFDVTDGKATVPATFNGIAPDLFREGSGVVAEGAMDRNGRFIATNLLAKHDERYMPRELEGMRYDEKTHQMKAER; encoded by the coding sequence GTGAAAGCCAAGCATCAACGGCTGATCCTCGCGCTTGCGGCGCTGGTCGCGATCGTTGCGGCGGGGCTGCTCGCGGCGTCGGCGCTGAAGGACGAGGCCGCCTATTTCTACACGCCGGACGACATCCGGACGAAGGGCGTCGAGCCGGGCAAGGCGATCCGGCTGGGCGGCATGGTGGTGAAGGGGAGCCTCAAGCGCGCGCCCGATGGCGTGACGCTGCGCTTCGACGTGACGGACGGGAAAGCGACGGTCCCGGCCACCTTCAATGGCATCGCGCCCGACCTTTTCCGTGAGGGGAGCGGCGTGGTTGCGGAAGGGGCGATGGACCGGAACGGGCGCTTCATCGCGACCAACCTGCTTGCCAAGCATGACGAGCGTTACATGCCGCGCGAGCTGGAAGGCATGCGCTATGACGAGAAGACGCACCAGATGAAGGCGGAACGGTGA
- a CDS encoding tetratricopeptide repeat protein, which translates to MTGWLIALGLAVLAFVALLLAGRIPRSAREVTAAALLLGMAGYAWQGRADLPGAPRKPLETKGEGFDEKLAERRRGLAERFGPAGQWLMLSDGLARQGKTKEAANVLLSGLRASPEDPSLWLGLGNALVAHGDGVVSPAAAFAYRRALAIDPEGAAPRYFYGLALARSGQLQEARDLWAPLVARAPRDSVIRAELESAIARIDAILRSGAAVPQ; encoded by the coding sequence ATGACGGGCTGGCTGATCGCGCTGGGTCTTGCCGTGCTGGCCTTCGTGGCGCTGCTGCTCGCGGGGCGTATCCCCCGTTCAGCGCGGGAAGTGACGGCGGCGGCGCTGCTGCTGGGCATGGCTGGTTATGCGTGGCAGGGGCGCGCGGATCTGCCGGGCGCGCCCAGGAAGCCGCTGGAGACCAAGGGGGAGGGCTTTGACGAGAAGCTGGCGGAGCGCAGGCGCGGCCTTGCCGAACGCTTCGGTCCCGCCGGGCAATGGCTGATGCTGTCTGACGGGCTGGCGCGGCAGGGAAAGACGAAGGAGGCGGCCAATGTCCTGCTGTCCGGCCTTCGTGCGTCGCCGGAAGACCCCAGCCTCTGGCTCGGCCTCGGCAACGCGCTGGTCGCGCATGGCGATGGAGTCGTGTCGCCCGCCGCCGCCTTCGCCTATCGCCGCGCGCTGGCAATCGACCCGGAGGGCGCCGCGCCCCGCTACTTCTACGGTCTGGCGCTGGCGCGGAGCGGGCAATTGCAGGAAGCGCGCGACCTATGGGCGCCGCTCGTCGCGAGAGCGCCCAGGGACAGCGTGATCCGGGCGGAACTGGAAAGCGCCATCGCGCGTATCGACGCCATCCTGCGCAGCGGGGCCGCTGTCCCGCAATGA
- a CDS encoding cytochrome c-type biogenesis protein codes for MRLLIALLLLAFSPSLAAQSALPPAPWANRQIPDAAKEAKAKALMETIRCLTCQSQSIADSNASMAGDMRSQIRERIIAGEQPEAIRDWLVQRYGDWVSYEPTAAPILWPLWAAPLLLLAVGLFLVRRRIGGRKRS; via the coding sequence ATGAGGCTTCTGATCGCCCTTCTCCTGCTGGCCTTCTCGCCATCGCTGGCGGCGCAGTCGGCGCTGCCGCCCGCGCCGTGGGCCAATCGGCAGATTCCGGACGCCGCCAAGGAGGCCAAGGCCAAGGCGTTGATGGAAACCATCCGCTGCCTCACCTGCCAGAGCCAGTCCATCGCCGATTCGAACGCCAGCATGGCGGGCGACATGCGATCGCAGATCCGGGAGCGGATCATCGCGGGCGAGCAGCCCGAGGCGATCCGTGACTGGCTGGTCCAGCGCTATGGCGACTGGGTGAGCTATGAACCGACGGCAGCGCCGATCCTGTGGCCGCTCTGGGCCGCGCCGCTGTTGCTGCTGGCGGTGGGACTGTTTCTGGTGCGGCGGCGGATCGGCGGGAGGAAGCGGTCATGA
- the ccmD gene encoding heme exporter protein CcmD produces the protein MNPWPFVIAAYALTGACVLWLSLWSWRAMRRGEKTLDDRRDDL, from the coding sequence ATGAACCCCTGGCCTTTCGTCATTGCAGCCTATGCCCTGACCGGCGCCTGCGTCCTGTGGCTCAGCCTCTGGAGCTGGCGCGCGATGCGCCGCGGGGAAAAGACCCTCGATGACCGGCGGGACGACTTATGA
- a CDS encoding SAM-dependent methyltransferase has protein sequence MNASDPRRGRRALSIRRPPVSGSPTWLARRAAPLFHRLLDRIDAGLEEGTLEAHLPDGTRRLLGGRLDGPACVVNLHRWRALVRLASGGSAGWYRAWAAGEWSSPDPVPLFALFMRNAAALGRSARANGPARWAGRLWHWARRNNPAGARHNIAYHYDLGNDFYALWLDAQMHYSSALFRDPADRIESLEQAQRRKVDAILDRLNLKDGGSLLEIGCGWGGLAEQAMERHAIRYTGLTLSTEQAEYARDRLGTGANILLEDYRDATGSYDALASVEMVEAVGQRYWPDYLAAIHRLLKPGGRAAIQYILIDDAIFDRYARAADFIQTYIFPGGMLMSQSRFRTLAEAQGLEWRDEMRFGLHYAETLRRWRLRFDRAIESGLLPAEFDQHFVGLWRYYLMYCEGGFLGGGIDVAQVTLVKPA, from the coding sequence ATGAACGCTTCCGATCCGCGTCGCGGCCGCCGCGCCCTGTCCATTCGCCGCCCGCCGGTGAGCGGAAGCCCGACATGGCTGGCGCGACGGGCCGCCCCTCTCTTTCATCGCCTGCTCGACCGGATCGACGCCGGACTGGAGGAGGGCACGCTTGAGGCGCATCTGCCGGATGGAACGCGTCGGTTGCTGGGCGGACGGCTGGACGGACCGGCGTGCGTCGTCAACCTGCATCGCTGGCGCGCGCTGGTGCGTCTGGCGAGCGGCGGATCGGCAGGCTGGTATCGGGCGTGGGCGGCAGGGGAATGGTCCAGCCCCGACCCGGTTCCGCTGTTTGCTCTTTTCATGCGCAACGCCGCAGCATTGGGGCGCTCTGCGCGAGCAAATGGTCCGGCGCGATGGGCGGGGCGGCTGTGGCACTGGGCGCGGCGCAACAATCCGGCGGGCGCGCGACACAACATCGCCTATCATTATGATCTGGGGAATGATTTCTACGCGCTCTGGCTGGATGCGCAGATGCATTATTCCAGCGCGCTGTTCCGAGACCCCGCCGACCGGATCGAGAGTCTGGAACAGGCGCAGCGGCGCAAGGTCGATGCGATCCTCGACCGGCTGAACCTGAAGGATGGCGGTTCGCTGCTGGAAATCGGTTGCGGCTGGGGTGGCCTTGCCGAGCAGGCGATGGAGCGCCACGCGATCCGCTATACGGGGCTTACCCTGTCGACAGAGCAGGCCGAATATGCCCGCGACCGGCTGGGCACCGGCGCCAACATCTTGCTTGAGGATTACAGGGATGCCACCGGCAGCTATGACGCGCTCGCAAGCGTCGAGATGGTGGAGGCGGTCGGCCAGCGTTACTGGCCCGACTATCTTGCGGCCATCCACCGGCTGCTGAAACCCGGCGGTCGCGCGGCGATCCAGTATATCCTGATCGACGATGCGATCTTCGACCGTTACGCCCGCGCGGCCGACTTCATCCAGACCTATATCTTCCCTGGCGGCATGCTGATGTCGCAAAGCCGGTTCCGCACGTTGGCGGAGGCGCAGGGGCTGGAATGGCGGGACGAGATGCGGTTTGGGCTTCACTATGCCGAAACGCTGCGGCGGTGGCGGCTCCGGTTCGACCGCGCTATCGAGAGCGGCCTTCTGCCCGCCGAATTCGACCAGCATTTCGTGGGCTTGTGGCGCTATTATCTCATGTATTGCGAAGGCGGTTTTCTGGGCGGCGGGATCGACGTCGCGCAGGTGACGCTGGTCAAGCCCGCCTGA